The Pseudopipra pipra isolate bDixPip1 chromosome 6, bDixPip1.hap1, whole genome shotgun sequence genome includes a region encoding these proteins:
- the CHRM5 gene encoding muscarinic acetylcholine receptor M5, with the protein MGVNLFSNSTVVNSSSINHKQLEGHSLWEVITIATVTAIVSLITIVGNILVMISFKVNSQLKTVNNYYLLSLACADLIIGIFSMNLYTSYILIGHWSLGSLACDLWLALDYVASNASVMNLLVISFDRYFSITRPLTYRAKRTPKRAGIMIGLAWLISFVLWAPVILCWQYFVGERTVPPEECQIQFLDEPIVTFGTAIAAFYIPVSVMTILYCRIYKETEKRTKDLAELQGSESVAEFETIKPQKALLKSCFSCKQQNLVKRERCQASWSSSSRSTSATAKASQAASTCIDWAKADQLTTCSSYASSEEEDKLAADSVFQVTYGSPSNSKAEEFHESTDVVVKDQPEENDFENQKYFLSPAKDHIQKSKKCVAYKFRLVVKTDGTQEANSGCQKVKITPCSAALSKDPSIKSMDPNINNQITKRKRMVLIKERKAAQTLSAILLAFIMTWTPYNIMVLISTFCPECIPVTLWHLGYWLCYVNSTVNPMCYALCNKTFRKTFKMLLFCQWKKKKVEEKLYWHGNTRLP; encoded by the coding sequence ATGGGAGTCAATTTATTCAGCAATTCTACTGTTGTAAACAGTTCATCAATCAACCATAAGCAGTTAGAGGGGCATAGCCTCTGGGAAGTCATTACTATTGCCACTGTAACTGCAATTGTAAGCTTAATAACCATAGTGGGAAATATTCTTGTAATGATATCCTTTAAGGTTAACAGTCAGCTCAAAACTGTCAACAATTATTACTTGCTGAGCCTTGCCTGTGCAGATCTCATCATTGGGATATTTTCTATGAACCTTTATACATCCTATATACTCATAGGCCATTGGTCTCTTGGAAGCCTTGCCTGTGACCTGTGGCTAGCACTGGACTATGTAGCTAGCAATGCCTCAGTAATGAACCTTCTAGTCATCAGTTTTGACAGATATTTTTCCATCACAAGGCCTTTAACTTACAGGGCCAAACGCACGCCCAAAAGAGCTGGCATCATGATTGGTCTGGCTTGGCTAATATCCTTCGTGTTGTGGGCACCTGTAATCTTGTGCTGGCAGTATTTTGTTGGTGAACGAACAGTACCACCTGAAGAGTGCCAGATACAGTTTCTAGATGAACCCATTGTCACCTTTGGTACCGCAATTGCTGCTTTTTACATTCCGGTGTCTGTGATGACCATTCTGTATTGCCGCATCTATAAAGAGACAGAGAAACGTACCAAGGACCTTGCTGAACTGCAGGGTTCAGAGTCTGTGGCAGAGTTTGAGACAATAAAGCCTCAGAAAGCTCTCCTGAAGTCTTGCTTCAGTTGCAAGCAACAAAACTTAGTCAAAAGAGAGAGGTGTCAGGCTTCTTGGTCTTCATCTAGTCGAAGTACGTCAGCCACGGCGAAAGCCTCTCAGGCAGCGAGTACTTGTATCGACTGGGCCAAGGCTGACCAGTTAACCACCTGCAGCAGCTACGCATCATCAGAAGAGGAGGATAAACTTGCCGCTGACTCAGTTTTCCAAGTAACTTACGGAAGTCCATCTAATAGTAAGGCAGAAGAGTTTCATGAGAGTACAGATGTTGTTGTCAAAGACCAACCTGAAGAAAATGATTTTGAGAACCAGAAATACTTTTTGTCACCTGCCAAAGACCACatacagaaaagtaaaaaatgtgTAGCCTATAAATTCCGATTGGTGGTTAAGACTGATGGCACCCAGGAAGCCAACAGTGGTTgccaaaaagtaaaaataactcCTTGTTCTGCTGCTCTGTCAAAGGATCCTTCCATCAAAAGCATGGATCCAAATATAAATAACCAAATCACCAAAAGGAAACGGATGGTTCTTATAAAGGAGCGCAAAGCAGCACAGACTTTAAGTGCCATTCTTTTGGCTTTTATCATGACATGGACTCCCTATAATATCATGGTTTTGATCTCCACATTTTGCCCTGAATGCATTCCAGTAACACTGTGGCACCTCGGATATTGGCTATGCTATGTGAACAGCACTGTTAACCCCATGTGTTATGCCCTCTGtaataaaactttcagaaagacttttaagatgctgcttttctgccagtggaaaaagaaaaaagtggaagAGAAACTATACTGGCACGGCAATACCAGACTGCCATAA